A single window of Chloracidobacterium thermophilum B DNA harbors:
- the rpoZ gene encoding DNA-directed RNA polymerase subunit omega, producing MTTPTTTSEKETKEGRIYRFPDSKYRLILVAAARSKQLQKGHEPRLRSTSHKPTRIALEEVSRGLVPFEVLPPRESKIPHHEDGIISV from the coding sequence ATGACGACGCCGACAACGACCAGTGAAAAGGAAACCAAGGAAGGCCGCATCTACCGCTTTCCCGACAGCAAGTACCGCCTGATTCTGGTGGCGGCGGCACGCAGCAAGCAGCTTCAAAAGGGACATGAGCCGCGGCTGCGCTCCACCAGCCACAAGCCAACTCGCATTGCGCTGGAAGAAGTCAGCCGGGGTTTGGTGCCCTTTGAGGTCCTTCCGCCGCGCGAGTCCAAAATTCCTCACCATGAGGATGGCATTATCAGCGTCTGA
- the ahcY gene encoding adenosylhomocysteinase: MSTSVAQVKHYDVADLALAPLGRKRIEWADREMPVLRLIRERFAKERPLEGLRLVACCHVTTETANLARTLQAGGAEAVLIASNPLSTQDDVAASLVADFGIPVFARKGESTDDYRKHVLLALDTNPHLIIDDGGDVVSTLVKERSDLVPNVLGSTEETTTGIQRLKAMQASGVLPFPVIAVNDAQTKHMFDNRYGTGQSTLDGVIRATNLLMAGRTLVVVGYGWCGKGVAMRGRGLGANVIVCEVNPIRAIEAVMDGFRVMPIAEAATQGDVFITVTGNRHVIDRQHFAVMKDGAIVCNSGHFDLELNLVALREMAREVRDVRPFVQEYELAETGRRVIVLGEGRLINLAAAEGHPASVMDMSFANQALSAEYLKKHAGSLEKTIHRLPEEVDLEIASLKLEAMGVRIDTLTAEMVEYINSWEHGT; the protein is encoded by the coding sequence ATGAGTACCAGTGTCGCACAAGTCAAACACTATGACGTGGCCGATTTGGCGCTGGCGCCTCTGGGGCGCAAGCGTATTGAATGGGCCGACCGTGAAATGCCCGTCTTGCGGCTGATTCGGGAGCGGTTTGCCAAGGAGCGCCCACTTGAAGGGTTGCGGCTGGTTGCCTGCTGCCACGTGACGACGGAAACCGCCAATCTGGCCCGGACCCTTCAGGCGGGCGGGGCTGAAGCCGTTTTGATTGCCTCCAATCCGCTTTCAACGCAGGACGATGTGGCGGCCTCGCTGGTGGCCGACTTCGGCATCCCGGTATTTGCCCGCAAGGGGGAATCCACCGACGACTACCGCAAGCACGTGCTGCTGGCGCTTGACACCAACCCCCATCTCATCATTGATGATGGCGGGGATGTCGTCTCGACACTGGTCAAAGAGCGAAGCGATCTGGTGCCCAACGTTCTGGGCAGTACCGAAGAAACGACCACCGGGATTCAGCGTCTCAAGGCCATGCAGGCCAGCGGCGTTCTGCCGTTTCCGGTCATTGCCGTCAACGACGCCCAGACCAAGCACATGTTCGACAACCGCTACGGCACGGGGCAATCCACGCTCGATGGCGTAATCCGTGCCACGAACCTGCTTATGGCCGGGCGGACTCTGGTTGTCGTCGGTTATGGCTGGTGCGGCAAGGGCGTGGCCATGCGCGGGCGCGGGTTGGGCGCCAACGTCATTGTGTGTGAAGTCAATCCCATCCGGGCGATTGAAGCCGTCATGGATGGCTTTCGGGTCATGCCCATTGCCGAAGCCGCTACGCAGGGGGATGTGTTCATCACTGTCACCGGCAACCGCCATGTCATTGACCGCCAGCACTTTGCCGTCATGAAAGACGGGGCAATCGTCTGCAACTCCGGCCACTTCGACCTGGAACTGAACCTGGTTGCCCTCAGGGAAATGGCGCGTGAGGTACGTGATGTGCGCCCGTTCGTACAGGAATACGAGCTGGCCGAGACCGGCCGCCGCGTCATCGTTCTGGGCGAGGGACGGCTCATCAACCTTGCCGCCGCCGAAGGCCATCCGGCAAGCGTGATGGATATGAGCTTTGCCAATCAGGCGCTGTCCGCCGAATATCTCAAAAAGCACGCGGGAAGCCTCGAAAAAACCATTCACCGCCTGCCCGAAGAGGTGGACCTGGAGATTGCCTCCCTCAAGCTTGAAGCCATGGGCGTCCGCATTGATACGCTTACGGCCGAGATGGTCGAATACATCAACAGTTGGGAACACGGCACGTAA
- a CDS encoding YicC/YloC family endoribonuclease: MNSMTGFGRASLTTDEFSLTVELRTVNNRFLDIQVRLPSELAAAEVPLRKLIQARLQRGRVEVTVSLVQQRPVTFQVNLPLVQGYVAALRQAQAATGVSGDFDLSLIARLPGAIQPVTETDAAFAARLAEGLLTAAGQALDALTAMRRTEGAALAQEIAARLEQIAARIPEIEAAAALVFENQRARLERRMQALLRDLGSLDEARLAQEAAYAAERCDITEEVARLQSHVAQMRDLLISEAPGVGKAMDFLLQEMNREVNTMLSKTSDTTVHDVALFIKTEVEKIKEQAQNVE, encoded by the coding sequence ATGAACAGCATGACCGGCTTTGGCCGCGCCAGCCTTACCACCGATGAGTTCTCCCTGACGGTCGAGCTGCGGACGGTCAACAACCGGTTTCTCGATATTCAGGTGCGGTTGCCCTCCGAGTTGGCGGCGGCTGAAGTGCCGTTGCGCAAGCTTATCCAGGCGCGGTTGCAACGGGGGCGGGTTGAAGTCACAGTGAGTCTGGTTCAGCAGCGCCCGGTGACGTTTCAAGTCAACCTGCCGCTCGTGCAGGGCTATGTGGCGGCGCTCCGGCAGGCGCAGGCGGCAACCGGCGTGTCCGGGGACTTTGACCTCAGTCTGATTGCACGGCTGCCCGGTGCGATCCAGCCGGTCACGGAGACCGATGCCGCCTTTGCCGCGCGCCTTGCGGAAGGGTTGCTGACCGCAGCCGGACAGGCCCTCGACGCCCTGACAGCGATGCGCCGGACGGAAGGCGCGGCCCTGGCGCAGGAGATTGCCGCCCGACTGGAACAGATTGCCGCGCGCATTCCCGAAATCGAAGCGGCGGCGGCGCTGGTGTTCGAGAACCAGCGCGCCCGGCTGGAGCGCCGGATGCAGGCCCTGCTCCGTGACCTCGGCAGCCTGGATGAGGCGCGCCTGGCGCAGGAAGCCGCCTATGCCGCAGAACGCTGTGACATTACAGAAGAAGTCGCCCGTTTGCAGAGCCACGTGGCGCAGATGCGTGACCTGCTCATCAGTGAAGCGCCCGGAGTTGGCAAGGCAATGGATTTTCTCTTACAGGAAATGAACCGCGAAGTGAATACGATGCTGTCCAAAACCAGTGACACCACGGTTCACGACGTGGCGCTTTTTATCAAGACCGAAGTCGAGAAAATCAAGGAGCAAGCCCAGAATGTCGAGTGA
- the metK gene encoding methionine adenosyltransferase: MNNGNFLFSSESVTEGHPDKMADQISDAILDEVLRRDPQGRVACETLLATGLVVIAGEITTTAHVDFPTVAREVVRRIGYDNAEYGFDAKTCSVISTINAQSPDIAMGVDTGGAGDQGLMFGFACTETPELMPLPIQLAHRLTKRLAQVRRDGTLEYLRPDGKAQVSVEYRDGKPHRVAAVVVSTQHAESVKSDELRRDIERHVIRHVITNGMLDADTKLHINPTGRFVIGGPMGDTGLTGRKIIVDTYGGYAPHGGGAFSGKDPTKVDRSAAYMARYIAKNVVAAGLADRCQVQLAYAIGVAEPVSIYVETFGTGKIRPETIVELIRAHFSLTPRGIIETLDLRRPIYSPTAAYGHFGRNEESFTWERTDKAEVLRKEAGL, from the coding sequence TTGAACAACGGCAACTTTCTTTTTTCCTCTGAATCCGTGACGGAAGGGCATCCCGACAAAATGGCCGACCAGATTTCGGATGCCATTCTCGATGAGGTGCTCCGCCGCGATCCCCAGGGGCGGGTGGCTTGTGAAACCTTGCTGGCGACGGGACTGGTGGTGATCGCTGGTGAAATCACCACGACCGCGCACGTGGACTTCCCGACGGTAGCGCGGGAGGTCGTCCGGCGGATTGGTTACGACAATGCCGAGTATGGCTTCGATGCCAAGACCTGTTCGGTCATTTCCACCATCAATGCGCAGTCACCGGACATTGCCATGGGCGTGGATACCGGCGGGGCCGGCGACCAAGGGTTGATGTTCGGCTTTGCCTGCACAGAAACGCCCGAACTCATGCCGCTGCCGATTCAACTGGCGCACCGGCTGACAAAGCGCCTGGCGCAGGTGCGCCGTGACGGTACACTGGAGTACCTGCGGCCGGATGGCAAAGCCCAAGTGTCAGTCGAGTACCGGGACGGCAAACCACACCGTGTCGCGGCTGTGGTCGTTTCAACTCAGCACGCCGAATCGGTCAAGTCCGATGAACTCCGGCGGGACATTGAGCGCCATGTCATCCGCCACGTCATCACCAACGGCATGCTCGACGCCGATACCAAGCTGCACATCAATCCCACCGGGCGGTTTGTCATTGGCGGTCCTATGGGCGATACAGGGCTGACCGGGCGCAAAATCATCGTGGATACCTATGGCGGCTATGCCCCGCACGGCGGCGGCGCGTTTTCGGGCAAGGACCCGACGAAGGTGGACCGGTCGGCGGCCTACATGGCGCGCTACATCGCCAAGAACGTCGTGGCGGCCGGACTGGCTGACCGCTGCCAGGTGCAGTTGGCCTATGCCATCGGCGTTGCCGAGCCGGTCTCGATTTATGTCGAAACCTTCGGCACCGGAAAGATTCGCCCGGAAACCATTGTTGAACTCATCCGCGCGCACTTTTCCCTGACGCCCCGTGGCATCATTGAAACCCTCGATCTGCGCCGTCCCATTTACTCTCCAACGGCGGCTTACGGTCACTTCGGCCGCAATGAAGAGAGTTTCACCTGGGAGCGGACCGACAAAGCCGAGGTGCTGCGCAAGGAAGCCGGACTGTGA
- a CDS encoding ATP-binding protein, whose protein sequence is MGGHSADRTATPAPQLDRLEFVIPSVIPRMHELLHELMSLLEARGIAEPNSNIILALDEAIANAIKHGNHEDPTKQVHVVVEFANDEVTFTITDEGDGFDLNALPDPTDPSCLMRTCGRGVMLIYHIMDEVEYNARGNQVRMKKKAER, encoded by the coding sequence ATGGGAGGACACTCTGCCGACCGGACCGCCACCCCGGCCCCGCAGCTTGACCGCCTGGAGTTCGTCATTCCCAGTGTCATCCCGCGCATGCACGAGCTGTTGCATGAGTTGATGAGCCTGCTCGAAGCCCGCGGCATTGCCGAACCGAACTCCAACATCATCCTCGCGCTGGACGAAGCCATTGCCAACGCCATCAAGCATGGCAACCACGAGGACCCGACCAAGCAGGTTCACGTGGTCGTCGAGTTTGCGAACGACGAAGTTACCTTCACCATTACCGACGAAGGTGACGGCTTCGACCTCAATGCCCTGCCTGACCCCACCGATCCGAGTTGTCTGATGCGTACCTGTGGGCGCGGCGTCATGCTCATCTACCACATCATGGATGAGGTCGAGTACAACGCCCGTGGGAATCAGGTGCGGATGAAGAAAAAGGCGGAACGATAA
- the hpt gene encoding hypoxanthine phosphoribosyltransferase has translation MSEFSQPQLTVLFDTGQIQARIRELGAAITRDYAGQSPLLVVVLKGAVPFGADLVRAIDLPVTLDFIAVSSYGMATKSSGEVRLLKDLDTSLRGQPVIIVEDIVDTGLTLSYLLDMFRRREAASVRVAALLDKPERRQREVEVSYVGFTIPNEFVVGFGLDYAERYRNLPYVAILDPAAVTEG, from the coding sequence ATGTCGGAGTTCAGCCAGCCGCAGTTGACCGTGCTGTTTGATACCGGGCAGATACAGGCGCGGATTCGGGAACTGGGCGCGGCCATCACCCGCGACTACGCCGGGCAGTCGCCGCTGCTCGTGGTGGTGCTCAAGGGGGCCGTGCCGTTTGGGGCCGATTTGGTACGCGCCATTGACCTGCCCGTCACGCTCGATTTCATTGCTGTGTCCAGCTACGGCATGGCGACCAAGTCATCGGGCGAAGTGCGCCTGCTCAAGGACCTCGACACCAGCCTGCGGGGGCAGCCGGTCATCATCGTGGAAGACATCGTGGATACGGGGCTGACCCTGTCCTACCTGCTCGACATGTTCCGCCGCCGCGAAGCGGCCTCGGTGCGGGTGGCGGCCCTGCTCGACAAACCCGAACGTCGCCAGCGGGAAGTGGAAGTATCCTATGTTGGGTTCACCATCCCCAACGAGTTTGTCGTTGGCTTTGGACTGGATTACGCCGAACGGTACCGCAACCTGCCGTACGTGGCCATTCTCGATCCAGCGGCTGTAACCGAAGGCTGA
- the recJ gene encoding single-stranded-DNA-specific exonuclease RecJ — translation MKCLTQALDVHPLVATCLINRGLTTPEQAAAFLAPDLTHVPDPRPMRNLTEALHIIGRAVERRERIRIVGDYDCDGTTGLVTLRSVLQQLGVQTDDFVSYYVPDREQEGYGLNPGIIEQAAADGIQVLVSVDIGITAHREWEMARAHGIVGVCIDHHTALGSQVPADAVVVCPKQVGDAYPEKDFAACGLAWQMARALLGERPNGKAFLRSLTKLVAIGTYADLVPLSSPANRAIVAEGLRGLNSGSKNPGLSALIEVAGLKERPIGAGDLGFRLGPRINAAGRIEGTTVGVIQLFDSLTVDEARQRAQQIDAWNTERQTIQRQLVEQLEARIASQPQDDPVYVLAGNHTDGWHQGVVGIAASKVVETHHHPALVCSIRDGIAHGSGRSIPQFNLIEALQAIGQDGLFLRYGGHPAAAGFCLPVERLPELQQRINAYARQVLPPDALTRVYVADGELPLGELTLPLVESLAKLEPHGIGNPHPRLILRGQILEQRILKDQHLKLILGDGPHRAEVLWWQRREYAEQLPRQAKVEVLGRPDINVWQGRASVQFIATDIRLAT, via the coding sequence GTGAAGTGCCTGACGCAGGCGCTGGACGTTCATCCGCTCGTCGCCACCTGTCTCATCAACCGTGGACTGACGACTCCCGAACAGGCAGCGGCCTTTCTCGCGCCGGATTTGACCCACGTGCCCGACCCGCGCCCGATGCGCAACCTCACAGAAGCCCTGCACATCATCGGGCGGGCCGTGGAACGCCGGGAGCGCATCCGCATTGTGGGAGACTATGACTGCGACGGCACGACCGGGCTGGTCACCCTCCGCAGCGTGCTGCAGCAACTCGGCGTCCAGACCGATGATTTCGTTTCCTATTACGTTCCCGACCGGGAACAGGAAGGCTACGGACTCAACCCCGGCATTATTGAGCAGGCGGCGGCTGATGGCATTCAGGTGCTTGTGTCCGTGGATATTGGCATTACTGCCCACCGCGAATGGGAAATGGCACGCGCACACGGCATCGTCGGCGTGTGCATTGACCACCATACGGCGCTGGGCAGCCAGGTTCCGGCAGATGCCGTCGTCGTGTGTCCGAAACAGGTCGGCGACGCCTACCCGGAAAAAGACTTTGCCGCCTGCGGGCTGGCCTGGCAGATGGCCCGTGCCCTGCTCGGTGAGCGCCCTAATGGAAAAGCTTTTCTCCGCTCCCTGACCAAGCTCGTCGCCATCGGTACCTATGCCGATCTCGTTCCTCTCTCCAGCCCGGCCAACCGGGCCATCGTGGCGGAAGGGCTGCGCGGTCTCAACAGCGGCTCGAAAAATCCTGGACTGTCGGCGCTCATCGAAGTGGCAGGTCTCAAGGAACGTCCCATCGGGGCTGGCGACCTTGGCTTCCGCCTGGGGCCGCGCATCAATGCCGCCGGGCGCATCGAAGGCACGACCGTGGGTGTCATCCAGTTGTTTGACAGTCTCACAGTGGATGAGGCCCGGCAGCGGGCGCAACAGATTGACGCCTGGAATACCGAACGCCAGACCATTCAACGGCAATTGGTGGAACAGCTCGAAGCCCGGATTGCCAGTCAACCGCAGGATGATCCGGTTTATGTCCTGGCCGGCAACCATACCGACGGCTGGCATCAGGGCGTGGTCGGGATTGCAGCCTCGAAGGTCGTGGAAACCCATCACCATCCAGCGCTGGTCTGTAGCATCCGGGACGGTATCGCCCACGGCTCCGGGCGCAGCATCCCCCAGTTCAATCTCATCGAGGCGCTTCAGGCCATTGGCCAGGATGGGCTTTTTCTCCGCTACGGAGGACACCCCGCCGCCGCCGGTTTCTGCCTTCCGGTAGAACGGCTGCCGGAGTTGCAGCAGCGCATCAATGCCTATGCCCGACAGGTGCTGCCGCCGGACGCCCTGACCCGCGTGTACGTCGCCGATGGCGAACTGCCGCTGGGCGAACTGACCCTTCCGCTGGTCGAAAGCCTTGCCAAACTCGAACCCCACGGCATCGGCAACCCACACCCACGGCTTATCCTGCGCGGTCAAATCCTGGAACAGCGCATCCTCAAGGACCAGCACCTCAAGCTCATCCTTGGCGACGGGCCGCACCGGGCCGAAGTGCTGTGGTGGCAGCGGCGGGAATATGCCGAACAACTCCCCCGGCAGGCAAAAGTCGAAGTGCTCGGCCGGCCGGACATCAACGTGTGGCAGGGCCGAGCCAGCGTCCAGTTCATCGCCACCGACATCCGCCTGGCCACCTGA
- a CDS encoding amidohydrolase family protein produces MTVLYTAQWVLPVATPPVQDGAVAVADGRIVAVGPEAEVRARLARLGTLETVALGRAALCPGFVNVHSHLELTALRGRLEDLSFFDWIRTLTRLRGEQMAVADLEVSAQWGVVEAARAGITTLADTETSGAGFRALCQGGLRGIAYQEVFGPDPMQAKKSLTGLKRRLEALRPAETNLVRLGISPHAVYSVSSLLFRLVIEYAERQALPVAIHCAESQAEDDFLRSGQGPFAQFLRERGIAWTPPRVSTIRYLSDLNVLRVKPLLIHAVRATEEDIGLLTFHGASVAHCPKSNAKFGHGIAPVSRMRQRGVRVGLGTDSVASNNVCDLLDEGRFAQLLSRATQGDGQLLPAAALLQWMTLDGACALGLDDRIGTLEVGKEADLVGISLASPHLEPVYDPVAALVTAATGRDVVLTVVRGRVIYDGQRVLTLDEEPLRERLRELARRLGTVHGT; encoded by the coding sequence ATGACAGTTCTTTACACAGCCCAGTGGGTGCTTCCGGTGGCCACACCACCAGTTCAGGATGGGGCCGTTGCCGTCGCCGATGGGCGCATCGTGGCCGTGGGGCCCGAAGCCGAAGTGCGTGCCCGCCTGGCGCGCCTGGGGACGCTCGAAACCGTGGCCCTGGGGCGCGCGGCCCTGTGCCCCGGTTTTGTCAATGTCCACAGCCACCTGGAGTTGACGGCGCTCCGCGGCCGCCTGGAAGACCTGTCGTTTTTCGACTGGATTCGGACCCTGACCCGTCTGCGCGGTGAGCAGATGGCGGTTGCAGATTTGGAAGTCTCGGCGCAGTGGGGCGTTGTCGAAGCGGCCCGGGCCGGCATCACGACCCTGGCCGATACGGAAACTTCCGGCGCGGGTTTTCGCGCCCTGTGCCAGGGCGGACTGCGCGGCATCGCCTATCAGGAAGTCTTCGGCCCTGACCCGATGCAGGCCAAAAAAAGTCTCACCGGCCTCAAGCGGCGGCTGGAAGCCCTGCGCCCGGCGGAAACTAACCTGGTGCGGCTCGGCATCTCTCCCCACGCCGTTTATTCCGTGTCGTCCCTGCTGTTCCGGCTCGTCATCGAATACGCCGAACGGCAGGCGCTTCCGGTGGCGATTCACTGTGCCGAATCCCAGGCCGAGGATGATTTTCTGCGGAGCGGACAGGGACCCTTCGCGCAGTTTCTGCGGGAGCGCGGCATTGCCTGGACGCCGCCCCGGGTGTCAACCATCCGGTATCTCAGCGACCTGAATGTGCTGCGGGTCAAGCCACTGCTCATTCACGCCGTACGCGCCACGGAAGAGGACATCGGCCTGCTGACCTTCCACGGCGCCAGCGTGGCTCACTGCCCAAAATCCAATGCCAAGTTCGGGCACGGCATCGCTCCGGTCAGCCGGATGCGCCAGCGGGGCGTGCGCGTCGGGTTGGGCACGGACAGCGTGGCCTCCAACAATGTCTGCGACCTGCTCGATGAAGGGCGGTTCGCCCAGCTTCTCAGCCGCGCCACCCAGGGCGACGGTCAACTGCTGCCGGCGGCCGCCCTGCTCCAGTGGATGACGCTGGATGGCGCGTGCGCCCTTGGGCTGGATGACCGCATCGGCACGCTCGAAGTCGGCAAGGAGGCCGACCTTGTGGGGATTTCCCTCGCCAGCCCCCATCTCGAACCGGTGTATGACCCGGTGGCGGCGCTTGTGACGGCGGCCACCGGACGGGATGTGGTGCTGACGGTCGTCCGGGGGCGGGTGATTTACGACGGTCAGCGGGTGCTGACCCTGGACGAAGAACCGCTCCGCGAGCGCCTACGGGAGCTTGCCCGGCGGCTGGGTACGGTTCACGGAACGTGA
- a CDS encoding ABC transporter ATP-binding protein has product MESTTLSVETAPATALRPQSTPLSAPLIETKDVWKTYRMGDEIIHALHGVSFTIQRNEYIAIIGPSGSGKTTLMNIIGCLDTPTKGEYWLNGKLVSAMNDDELARVRNQEIGFVFQTFNLLPRATALHNVELPLIYSGVPAAERLQRAKRALEQVDLAHRMHHRPNELSGGQRQRVAIARALVNNPSIILADEPTGNLDSATSREIMALLDVLHERGNTIVVVTHEPDIAAHAHRVLTIRDGRIATDTRNERRVPALAEQAQPV; this is encoded by the coding sequence ATGGAAAGCACCACTCTGTCAGTTGAAACGGCACCGGCCACCGCCCTCCGCCCACAGTCCACACCATTGTCAGCCCCACTCATTGAAACCAAAGACGTATGGAAAACCTACCGGATGGGCGATGAGATCATCCACGCGCTGCACGGAGTGAGTTTTACCATTCAGCGTAACGAGTACATTGCCATTATCGGGCCGTCCGGGTCAGGCAAAACCACCCTGATGAACATCATCGGCTGCCTCGACACGCCGACCAAGGGCGAGTACTGGCTCAACGGCAAACTCGTTTCGGCCATGAACGATGATGAACTGGCCCGGGTGCGCAATCAGGAAATCGGGTTCGTCTTCCAGACCTTCAACCTGCTGCCACGCGCCACGGCTCTGCACAATGTCGAACTGCCACTCATCTACAGCGGCGTGCCGGCGGCGGAACGGCTGCAACGCGCCAAGCGGGCGCTTGAACAGGTTGACCTGGCGCACCGTATGCACCACCGTCCCAATGAACTCTCCGGCGGACAACGGCAACGGGTCGCCATTGCGCGGGCCCTGGTCAACAATCCCTCCATCATTCTGGCGGATGAGCCAACCGGCAACCTCGACTCGGCCACGAGCCGGGAAATCATGGCGCTGCTCGATGTCCTGCACGAACGCGGCAACACCATTGTCGTGGTGACACACGAACCCGACATTGCCGCCCATGCCCACCGGGTTCTGACCATCCGCGACGGACGCATCGCCACAGACACCCGGAATGAGCGCCGGGTGCCGGCCCTGGCCGAACAGGCCCAGCCCGTGTGA
- the gmk gene encoding guanylate kinase has product MSSDQPHPLRRGMLVVVSSPSGGGKSTLLSRLLKSVDNLYYSVSYTTRPPRPGERHGEHYYFVSPDDFERMREHGEFLESALVHGHFYGTHRKFVETRLEQGHDLILDIDVQGAESVANIMPEATRIFIMPPSYEVLRQRLCARGSDHPQTIARRLRNATQEVRRFREFHYVIVNDDLERALHSLICIITAERERWRLSEKWLEAIVDTFDAESLPLEGETPKL; this is encoded by the coding sequence ATGTCGAGTGACCAGCCGCATCCTCTTCGCCGCGGCATGCTGGTGGTGGTTTCCTCGCCGTCAGGGGGAGGGAAATCCACGCTCCTGAGTCGTCTGCTGAAGTCAGTGGACAATCTCTACTATTCGGTTTCCTACACCACACGCCCGCCACGTCCCGGCGAACGGCACGGCGAGCACTACTACTTTGTCTCGCCGGACGACTTCGAGCGCATGCGCGAGCACGGGGAGTTCCTGGAATCAGCGCTGGTGCACGGTCACTTTTACGGTACGCACCGGAAGTTCGTCGAAACGCGCCTGGAACAGGGCCACGATCTCATTCTCGACATTGATGTGCAGGGCGCGGAAAGCGTGGCCAACATCATGCCGGAAGCGACCCGGATTTTCATCATGCCACCCAGTTATGAGGTGCTGCGCCAGCGGCTCTGCGCCCGTGGGAGTGACCACCCACAGACGATTGCCCGGCGGCTGCGCAATGCCACGCAGGAAGTACGGCGTTTTCGGGAGTTTCACTATGTTATCGTCAATGATGACCTGGAACGCGCGCTCCACTCGCTCATCTGCATCATTACGGCGGAGCGTGAGCGCTGGCGCCTGTCAGAAAAATGGCTCGAAGCCATTGTGGACACGTTTGATGCTGAATCTTTGCCACTGGAAGGAGAGACACCCAAGTTATGA
- a CDS encoding HlyD family secretion protein, with product MALSRTKKLFIVGGVTLLIAGIVAASLLTRRTDALSVQIEPVKRRELLEAKVSASGEVRPVALYNLTAEVPGRVTDIFVKEGDLVRKGQPLVKVDPTQQLTSQQSAEANYRAAEQDARATETQVLSARNLVTQNKAQLIAAETDLNRLKAQLDLQKVQLQRTTELLEAGVVSRAEFDTAQANYEVAKAAYDAQLVQIERLRQVVKDAEIAVQRAEESSKSAWQRVKAAQAQLTNAQYFLDQTVRKSPIDGVVSSLPVRVGEFAVANFNTTPLMTIADMSEINVEVQVDETDIANVRIGQPAKVKVDSLGDTEIPGRVAEVGQSAVTRSGQTIAANTTSQEAKNFKVKIRLEPSEKDRARLRPGMSATAVITTDTRHNVLVIPLQALVSRDLSEMSQTPPASTPSPAGSEGDRKPARRNEVSGVFVEEGGKAKFVPVRTGILGETDIEVVEGLSEGQLVVTGPYRLLRTLRPGTAITRDAKAETTNQGKG from the coding sequence ATGGCACTGAGTCGAACCAAAAAACTTTTCATCGTTGGCGGCGTGACCCTGCTCATCGCCGGAATCGTCGCGGCCAGCCTCCTGACGCGGCGGACCGATGCGCTGAGCGTCCAGATTGAGCCGGTCAAACGGCGCGAGCTGCTTGAGGCCAAAGTCTCGGCTTCCGGCGAGGTGCGTCCGGTGGCGCTGTACAACCTCACGGCCGAAGTTCCGGGGCGCGTGACGGATATTTTTGTCAAAGAGGGCGATCTGGTTCGCAAAGGGCAACCCTTGGTCAAGGTGGACCCCACCCAGCAGTTGACCTCGCAGCAGAGCGCCGAGGCCAACTATCGCGCAGCCGAGCAGGATGCCCGCGCCACTGAGACCCAGGTTCTGAGCGCCCGCAATCTCGTCACCCAGAACAAGGCACAGCTCATTGCGGCCGAAACTGATCTCAACCGGCTCAAAGCCCAGCTCGACTTGCAGAAGGTTCAGTTGCAGCGCACCACCGAGTTGCTTGAGGCAGGCGTGGTGTCACGCGCCGAGTTTGACACGGCGCAGGCCAACTACGAGGTCGCCAAGGCCGCCTACGACGCCCAGCTCGTTCAGATCGAACGCCTCCGGCAGGTTGTCAAGGACGCCGAAATTGCCGTTCAGCGGGCTGAAGAATCCAGCAAGTCGGCCTGGCAGCGCGTCAAAGCTGCCCAGGCGCAGTTGACAAACGCGCAGTATTTCCTCGACCAGACCGTTCGCAAATCGCCCATTGATGGCGTGGTGTCGAGCCTGCCTGTGCGGGTTGGCGAATTTGCCGTTGCCAACTTCAATACCACGCCCCTGATGACGATTGCCGACATGTCGGAAATCAACGTCGAAGTCCAGGTGGACGAAACCGACATTGCCAACGTTCGGATTGGACAGCCAGCCAAGGTCAAGGTGGACTCTTTGGGCGACACCGAGATTCCCGGCCGGGTGGCCGAAGTCGGGCAAAGCGCCGTGACCCGCTCTGGGCAGACGATTGCGGCCAACACGACTTCCCAAGAGGCCAAGAACTTCAAGGTCAAAATCCGCCTTGAACCGTCTGAAAAAGACCGGGCGCGGCTCCGTCCCGGCATGTCGGCCACGGCCGTCATCACCACGGACACCCGACACAACGTTCTCGTCATTCCGCTGCAAGCCCTGGTCAGCCGCGACCTGTCCGAGATGTCTCAGACGCCCCCGGCTTCAACGCCTTCCCCTGCCGGCAGTGAAGGCGACAGAAAGCCGGCCAGGCGCAACGAGGTCTCCGGTGTATTTGTCGAGGAAGGTGGCAAGGCCAAGTTTGTGCCCGTCAGGACGGGGATTCTGGGTGAGACGGACATCGAAGTTGTCGAAGGCCTGTCAGAAGGGCAGTTGGTCGTGACCGGCCCCTACCGCCTGCTTCGCACGCTCCGTCCGGGAACAGCTATCACCCGCGACGCCAAGGCGGAAACGACCAACCAAGGCAAAGGATAA